In one Crocinitomicaceae bacterium genomic region, the following are encoded:
- the paaB gene encoding 1,2-phenylacetyl-CoA epoxidase subunit B codes for MMESGDKVWEVFIQKKSGLPFKHAGSVHGYDKKMAVQNARDAYCRRGEGRELWVVPANAIVSVPMEDAEAYFDPQEDKIYRHPTFYVIPDGVENL; via the coding sequence ATGATGGAATCAGGAGACAAAGTTTGGGAAGTTTTCATTCAGAAAAAATCAGGTCTACCATTTAAACATGCCGGAAGCGTGCATGGGTATGATAAAAAAATGGCTGTTCAAAATGCGCGTGATGCGTATTGCCGCAGAGGTGAAGGACGTGAATTGTGGGTGGTGCCTGCAAATGCTATTGTGTCAGTTCCAATGGAAGATGCAGAAGCATATTTTGATCCGCAAGAGGATAAAATTTATCGTCACCCAACATTTTATGTAATTCCTGACGGAGTAGAAAATCTTTAA
- the paaA gene encoding 1,2-phenylacetyl-CoA epoxidase subunit A, translating to MSQSILCFIILTLKLTEKAVYLKNFKKTSQKAMDKFEAAFNDIIAKDLKVEPRDWMPEDYRKHVLRQVSQHAHSEVIGMQPEGNWLLRAPSLRAKQVLLAKIQDEGGHGLYLYSVAETLGMSRGQMIEQLHSGKAKYSSIFNYPALTWADMGAIGWLVDGAAIVNQVSLQKTSYGPYSRGMVRICKEESFHQRQGYEIMLQMARGTTDQKQMAQDALNRFWFPSLMMFGPHDADSAHSSKAMEWKIKRESNDQLRQKFIDKTVPQAEFLGLTVPDPNCKWNEKTGHYDHSPFDWDEFWAVVNGDGPCNAERLDHHKKAHHDNAWVREAAVAFAKKTEGTLV from the coding sequence ATGAGCCAAAGCATTCTTTGTTTTATTATTCTGACTTTGAAGCTCACTGAAAAAGCCGTATATTTGAAAAATTTCAAAAAAACTTCTCAAAAAGCAATGGACAAATTTGAAGCAGCGTTCAATGACATCATCGCCAAAGATCTCAAAGTAGAACCGCGCGATTGGATGCCTGAAGATTATCGCAAACATGTATTGAGACAAGTTTCTCAGCATGCACACAGTGAAGTAATAGGTATGCAACCTGAGGGCAACTGGTTGTTAAGGGCGCCATCATTGAGAGCAAAACAAGTACTGTTAGCTAAAATTCAAGATGAAGGCGGACATGGTTTGTATCTCTATAGTGTTGCTGAAACGCTGGGCATGTCACGCGGGCAAATGATTGAGCAATTACATTCAGGCAAAGCAAAATATTCAAGTATTTTTAATTATCCGGCATTGACCTGGGCTGATATGGGCGCAATTGGATGGTTGGTTGATGGCGCAGCAATAGTGAATCAGGTATCACTTCAAAAAACATCGTATGGTCCATATTCAAGGGGTATGGTGCGTATTTGTAAAGAAGAGAGTTTTCATCAAAGACAAGGATATGAAATCATGTTGCAAATGGCACGTGGAACCACTGATCAAAAACAAATGGCACAAGATGCATTGAACCGTTTTTGGTTTCCATCTTTGATGATGTTTGGTCCGCATGATGCTGATTCAGCTCATTCATCTAAAGCAATGGAATGGAAAATAAAGCGCGAATCAAATGATCAGTTGCGTCAAAAATTTATTGACAAAACAGTACCGCAGGCTGAATTTTTAGGATTAACCGTGCCTGACCCAAATTGTAAATGGAATGAAAAGACAGGTCACTATGATCACAGCCCGTTTGATTGGGATGAATTTTGGGCAGTTGTAAATGGTGATGGGCCGTGCAATGCAGAGCGCCTTGATCATCATAAAAAAGCACACCATGACAATGCCTGGGTACGTGAAGCAGCCGTGGCATTTGCAAAAAAAACAGAAGGAACATTGGTATAA
- a CDS encoding U32 family peptidase: MAPAGNWESLAAALNAGANSVYFGVEQLNMRARASINFTLDDLPEIASRCSERGAKSYLTLNTIIYDHDLSIIKELIDKAKAAGITAVIASDQAVINYAFSQGVEVHISTQLNVTNIETVKFYAHFADVMVLSRELSLNQVKKITDQIKKENIRGPKGNLIEIEIFAHGALCVAVSGKCYMSLHTYNASANRGACLQNCRKTYTVIDKETGVELEIDNEYIMSPKDLCTIDFLDQVLDAGISVLKIEGRGRAPEYVKTVTENYRKAIDAYNNGTYTVALGESLKEDLKRVYNRDFWSGYYLGQKLGEFNNSNGSKATQKKVFIANAVHFFPKTSIGQFKVEAQSISVGDKILITGATTGVIEHEITTLMVNDQPAETAVKGDDITIPVPERIRKSDKLYKIVKTEFAS, encoded by the coding sequence ATGGCGCCGGCCGGGAATTGGGAATCGCTTGCAGCAGCATTGAATGCAGGGGCTAACTCAGTTTATTTTGGGGTTGAACAACTCAATATGCGTGCGCGGGCATCTATTAATTTTACCTTGGATGATTTACCTGAAATTGCTTCACGATGCAGTGAGAGAGGGGCCAAATCTTATCTAACATTAAACACTATTATCTACGATCATGATCTTTCAATCATCAAAGAATTAATAGATAAAGCAAAAGCTGCAGGTATTACTGCGGTAATTGCATCAGATCAGGCCGTGATAAATTATGCCTTTAGTCAAGGTGTTGAGGTTCATATTTCAACTCAGCTTAATGTTACCAATATTGAAACCGTAAAGTTCTATGCCCATTTTGCCGATGTGATGGTATTATCGCGAGAGCTGAGTTTAAATCAAGTTAAAAAAATTACAGATCAAATTAAAAAAGAAAATATTCGCGGCCCAAAAGGGAATCTTATTGAAATAGAAATTTTTGCACACGGTGCATTGTGTGTTGCTGTGTCAGGCAAATGTTATATGAGTTTGCATACGTATAATGCATCGGCAAATCGCGGAGCGTGTTTACAAAATTGCAGAAAAACATATACTGTGATTGATAAAGAAACCGGTGTTGAATTAGAAATTGACAATGAATATATCATGTCACCGAAAGATTTATGCACCATTGATTTTTTAGATCAGGTTTTAGATGCAGGAATATCTGTGCTGAAAATTGAGGGTCGCGGACGTGCACCTGAATATGTAAAAACGGTTACAGAAAATTATCGCAAAGCAATTGATGCGTACAATAACGGAACCTATACCGTTGCACTAGGTGAATCATTAAAAGAAGATTTGAAAAGAGTATATAATCGTGATTTTTGGTCAGGATATTATTTGGGTCAAAAATTAGGTGAATTCAATAATTCAAACGGATCAAAAGCGACACAGAAAAAAGTATTCATTGCCAACGCCGTTCACTTTTTTCCAAAGACATCTATTGGTCAGTTTAAAGTTGAAGCACAATCTATTTCAGTGGGTGATAAAATTTTAATAACCGGAGCAACAACCGGTGTAATTGAACATGAAATTACTACCCTCATGGTAAATGATCAACCGGCTGAAACAGCAGTGAAAGGTGATGATATCACTATTCCCGTTCCTGAACGAATTAGAAAATCAGACAAGTTGTATAAGATAGTAAAAACAGAATTTGCATCATGA
- a CDS encoding ferredoxin, whose amino-acid sequence MIAVTLQRQKCIGCNYCQELCPELFRMSKKDGKSVLLKGVDKKGFSTVRVNDILADSIKTATEACPVKIISFREI is encoded by the coding sequence ATGATTGCCGTAACGCTTCAACGGCAAAAATGCATTGGCTGCAATTATTGTCAAGAACTTTGCCCTGAACTTTTCAGAATGTCAAAAAAAGACGGAAAATCAGTTTTACTAAAAGGCGTTGACAAAAAAGGATTCTCAACAGTACGCGTAAATGATATTCTTGCTGATTCAATCAAAACAGCAACAGAAGCCTGCCCGGTTAAGATTATTAGTTTTAGGGAGATTTAA